From the Natronococcus sp. AD-5 genome, one window contains:
- a CDS encoding ABC transporter substrate-binding protein: MEPRTFWVLDDDDRPVIDDLAVGLGRTSARVLTYLLLRAESEDESNPATMVQLQVGTKLSRSPISDAVTRLEDDGLIRRTTVRTDAQGRPPLAWHPTGDVDSIRRRVYDAHAVTLLEQAEAIFTDGSPTASSNSGSEEVSGLTVALNWHPNGLHTPLYAARESAWYNEYGVDVELEHYGGSLRALDRVRSGEADVAIAGAATVLRARGSGAPIVPIAVLYQRAMTVLYSVRDMFDDELRSVDQLQGRRIGMLPDSETGVLGRLFISQTAIEDDIEIIETTGEERDALLTGSADVVTGSVTDPRYLERQGRTVDTLLISDHFPVYGPAIVVREEDLHGERPALEAFLAGTAGGWADASRDPQPAAAQIAERGRDDPERVRETFEQAIAEFGDSDDTRERGWGWQREQRWTRLRTALEQGRLLAEDP, translated from the coding sequence ATGGAACCACGCACGTTCTGGGTGCTTGACGATGACGACCGGCCAGTCATCGATGATCTCGCCGTCGGACTGGGACGCACATCCGCGCGAGTTCTCACGTACCTCCTCTTGCGAGCTGAGAGCGAGGACGAGAGCAATCCTGCGACGATGGTCCAGTTGCAGGTCGGGACGAAACTGAGTCGGTCGCCGATCAGCGACGCGGTCACGCGACTCGAGGACGACGGACTGATCAGGCGAACGACTGTCAGAACCGATGCCCAGGGTCGACCGCCATTGGCGTGGCACCCAACCGGCGACGTAGACTCGATTCGCCGCCGGGTCTACGATGCGCACGCGGTGACACTCCTCGAGCAAGCGGAAGCGATCTTCACCGACGGCTCGCCGACAGCGAGTTCGAACTCGGGCTCCGAGGAGGTCAGCGGGCTGACGGTCGCTCTGAATTGGCATCCGAACGGGCTCCACACGCCGCTCTACGCGGCGAGGGAGTCGGCGTGGTACAACGAGTACGGCGTCGACGTCGAACTCGAACACTACGGGGGCTCCCTGCGCGCACTTGATCGAGTCCGATCTGGCGAGGCAGATGTCGCGATCGCCGGTGCCGCGACAGTCCTCCGAGCCAGGGGATCGGGCGCGCCGATCGTTCCGATCGCGGTTCTCTATCAGCGCGCGATGACGGTACTGTATTCCGTCCGCGACATGTTCGACGATGAACTTCGGAGCGTCGACCAACTCCAGGGTCGACGGATCGGGATGCTGCCCGACTCCGAGACCGGCGTGCTCGGCCGCCTGTTCATCTCGCAGACGGCGATCGAGGACGATATCGAGATCATCGAGACGACCGGCGAGGAACGGGACGCGCTCCTGACGGGGAGCGCCGACGTCGTAACCGGTTCGGTCACCGATCCGCGTTACTTGGAGCGGCAGGGACGGACAGTCGACACGTTGCTGATCTCCGATCACTTCCCTGTCTACGGGCCGGCGATCGTCGTTCGCGAGGAGGACCTCCACGGGGAGCGGCCGGCCCTCGAAGCATTCCTCGCCGGAACCGCCGGTGGGTGGGCAGACGCGAGTCGCGACCCGCAACCGGCAGCGGCCCAGATCGCCGAACGGGGACGCGACGATCCGGAACGTGTTCGGGAGACGTTCGAACAGGCGATAGCCGAATTCGGCGATAGCGATGACACTCGTGAACGCGGCTGGGGCTGGCAGCGCGAGCAGAGGTGGACCAGACTCCGTACGGCGCTCGAACAGGGACGGTTGCTCGCAGAGGACCCATGA